tTTTCGATTTTACTTTATATAACTTTTTCACTGTTGTTGAAAAAGGGCAGAGGAATCACAAATAAGATCAAAGCTATATACGTCCCTTCGTACTATTCGGACAGTCACGCTTCTTGTGTAATGATGAATTTATTCCGATTTCTATTTCTTCTCAAATGTCTCGTGACACACTTCATCGACGTGGAAGATTCGATTTTGTATACAACATAATAGTCATGTAAAGAGATCTTTAAACGAGTCACACGATGACTTACAATACAATATTGTTTAATGGGCTTGGGCCTCATATGAGTCTACACATCATTTGCTTTCTTTAACAACCACTGTGAAACCCTTTTGTTCTGTATATCTATGAGAGCTTACATGAGCTTCTTCTTGTTCtgtttctcttctctccattccttgatATCATTCTCTATCCTGCAGTCAACGCGTGCTTTAAATCCAGGGTATGGCTCGTATCCAAAACCAGACTGCATCACCTGCATTTTTCTCGTTCAATCCCATTGTCTAACTTTACATGAAACATGAAAGAAGGGAAGAAAGGTGAAGAAAAACATTAAACCTCGAGCAACACGAAGAAAGGACCCATCAGAAAAGCTTGGACTAGATTGTCTAGAAGCGCAGGAGCTCGTTTCTGTCGAATAGATTATGACCTTTTTAGTTAAAAGTTCTGCAGAGGTGAGAACCACAAAGTAAGTGTGTTCTAAGaacaatgttattttttttttgtacctCAAACAAGCCGTGACCGAGGAACTGACCGGTCCAGCATAGGAGCTGAGAAGCTACTCCAACCTGAGAAAGCGAGtcagatattaaaatataaagatagGAACTTCAACTACAACCATAATACATTGCATCCTGCATTGATCAAATGCAGTCAAGTTGTAGATGcgtctcagaaaaaaaaactgcagCTTTGTCTTAAACCAAGTGATGCATATAGCTCTCTagaatcataaatataattaagagAATCTTGAAAGAACAATCTCCATCTAATTACAGGTCCATTGGCCTCAATCTTGAAAGGGCTTATTTAtcagaaattaaaataaactgaTCATGAAACATTTTATAGCCAGTGGAACGGGCCTAGCGACCTAATATAGATATTAGTACAAGAACCAACACTAACCAGAGAGAAACACTAGAATCAAAATCAATCGATTTATTTTCACACGAACAAAGATGAAATACTTTCCATACAAATAACTGGATGAAGAGCCCTTACCTTCAAGGTCAAGGAATGTCCTAGACGAGCTGCGAGAAAGCTGGAGCCGATCCAGCAAGAGAAACATAACAGAGCAGCTAAAACTCCAGACTTCTTATCCAAACATATGTAGAAGACAGCATAGATCACAGTGAGAATAAAACCAATGTCCAAGCGTAGGGCACTGTCGAAGGTCAACGCTTCGATGAACCCTAATTGAGATGGATCAAGAATCGGTTGCGTACAGTAGAGGCAAAGTAGGGTGGCGAAGACGTTAGGCCATACGAATAGTGTGTGGATGATTATGTTCACGTGGTTGTTGTGATAAGCTCCGTAGAAGGCGAAATGCTTCTCTAGATCGAGTAAACCGTTGCGGTTGCTCATGATTTTTTAAGGTTTCGGACAGCTTTCTATGTTATTGTCGGAAGGAAAAACAGGGCAGGGAGAAGAAAGGAGAAGACTTTTTTTGAAAGTGTGCTAACATGTGCTCATACGGTTGCTAACATGCGCTCGCAAAGGGTTAACGATCGTCGTTGACCAAGTAATGGGATTTTGCGGTTGCGTTCTTGAACGTAGAGTTTTTGAGGATATTTCAGTAATTAGTAGAGGAGTGATGTGAGGTTATAAAAGTCAACCTTCAGAAGTTgggtaaaatgaaaaaaattactCAAATAAGTATATTATTTCTAATCTTTTACAAAATTACAAGCTAAACAATAtcgaaaaacaaacaaaaaatcgCAATTATCTTATGTGAACtaaatcccctagtctatatttgagaagtgatttgccacatatCTTCtttacaatcgttttcacacaaaaaaattgtgacgtgactattaaaattgatgatatgtcatatagttaaatatgacatggacaattacatttaatgctgatatatatttgagaaattaccaaaaataccattttcatagtaccacttttcatgtttacactaaccacttttaccaccacTTTCAATGAagagtttagatttgaaggtttaagatttagggtttagatttgatgttttagggtttagggtatatagtttagggtttagagttgaagatttaaggtttataattgatgatttaaggtttataattgaggttttagggtttagggtttagagtattgaatttagggtatatagtttaggctttagggtttattgttgaggatttagggtttagggtttagagttggaggtttaggatttagagtttataattagaattttgaaaagcatataaaaacaaaaatataagaacctttaaccttttaataaataaggtatttttgaaaatgtgtatttagtggtggtaaagatgaatagtGGTACCttaaaagtggtatttttgaaaattcccctatatattttaggaatttttttttaaaatatggcaataactcatatattacatttagtattgatttatatttttgtaaactttgtagaatatggtaataactcataaatcatcactaaaataaatatattcaaatatgacatttagaatttcgaaatattatataagtttacttttataattataaaaattgtattatctaaaagtttctaaattttctaaattaaaaaaaaaaatcgtaatatcattagtttcttttagatatctacaaattatgtaaatattatttagttttaatttttgataactatacaattttatatgatttttagtaatttagtacaagttgatttaatatatttaaccaaatgaaataaataaaattttttatctaagattttaactttataaatatacatatatattcttaaatataatttaaaataaaaaatagtttctcttaattttatgcttaattaatggtatttatattaattattggtaaaagtaataaaatatataatattaataaattacattttaaaatataaaatttaactttcaaaaaattcatcactacacatggtgcaggaaaacacctaaattaataattgtgacatggctactaaaattgatgacatgttttaaagattaatatgacatgaaaaattatatttaatgttaatttatatttttggtaaaatttttaaaatatggtaataactcatatattacatttattgtcgatttatatttttggacttttttaaaacatgataataactcataaatcatcattaaagtaaatatattcaattatggcatttcaaatttcggattatcatttaaattaaaaatatttcaaaaatatatacatatttttagaaaattataaaaaataaataaatcataaaatcaaattaaatcgtaaaatcattagtttcttatatatatctacagattttacaaaatattttttaattttaatttttgacaataaagcaattttacatattgatttaatatatttaattaaaataaatagataggaaaatctacctaagattataattttaaatatatacatgcacattcttaaatataattcaaaataaaaaaaattatttttatcttaattttaatgttcagttaaatcaaatttgtattaaaatatttataagaaaaagaaaatttataatattaataaa
The sequence above is drawn from the Raphanus sativus cultivar WK10039 chromosome 7, ASM80110v3, whole genome shotgun sequence genome and encodes:
- the LOC108836062 gene encoding 2-hydroxy-palmitic acid dioxygenase mpo1 isoform X2; its protein translation is MSNRNGLLDLEKHFAFYGAYHNNHVNIIIHTLFVWPNVFATLLCLYCTQPILDPSQLGFIEALTFDSALRLDIGFILTVIYAVFYICLDKKSGVLAALLCFSCWIGSSFLAARLGHSLTLKVGVASQLLCWTGQFLGHGLFEKRAPALLDNLVQAFLMGPFFVLLESGFGYEPYPGFKARVDCRIENDIKEWREEKQNKKKLM
- the LOC108836062 gene encoding 2-hydroxy-palmitic acid dioxygenase MPO1 isoform X1 translates to MSNRNGLLDLEKHFAFYGAYHNNHVNIIIHTLFVWPNVFATLLCLYCTQPILDPSQLGFIEALTFDSALRLDIGFILTVIYAVFYICLDKKSGVLAALLCFSCWIGSSFLAARLGHSLTLKVGVASQLLCWTGQFLGHGLFEKRAPALLDNLVQAFLMGPFFVLLEVMQSGFGYEPYPGFKARVDCRIENDIKEWREEKQNKKKLM